One Vitis vinifera cultivar Pinot Noir 40024 chromosome 8, ASM3070453v1 genomic window carries:
- the LOC100232858 gene encoding pyruvate decarboxylase 2, which translates to MDTKISVTDASVPTNSNVGCPSNGIVSSILSSVPPSVISSSEATLGRHLARRLVQIGVSDVFSVPGDFNLTLLDHLIAEPGLKNIGCCNELNAGYAADGYARSRGVGACVVTFTVGGLSVLNAIAGAYSENLPVICIVGGPNSNDYGTNRILHHTIGLPDFSQEFRCFQTVTCYQAVVNNLEDAHEQIDTAISTALKESKPVYISISCNLPGIPHPTFSREPVPFCLAPKVTNQMGLEAAVEAAAAFLNKAVKPVMVGGPKLRVAKACEAFVELADACGYPVAVMPSAKGLVPECHPRFIGTYWGAVSTAFCAEIVESADSYIFAGPIFNDYSSVGYSLLLKKDKAILVQPERVVIGNGPAFGCILMKDFLKALSKRLKCNTTAYENYHRIYVPEGQPLRSDPKEPLRVNVLFQHIQKMLSSETAVIAETGDSWFNCQKLKLPKGCGYEFQMQYGSIGWSVGATLGYAQAVPNKRVISCIGDGSFQVTAQDVSTMIRCEQRTIIFLINNGGYTIEVEIHDGPYNVIKNWNYTGLVDAIHNGEGKCWTTKVVCEEDLINAIETATGSKKDCFCFIEVIAHKDDTSKELLEWGSRVSAANSRPPNPQ; encoded by the exons ATGGATACCAAGATCAGTGTTACTGACGCCTCTGTGCCCACGAACAGCAACGTGGGTTGCCCTTCAAACGGCATCGTTTCTTCTATTCTGAGCTCAGTGCCTCCCTCCGTCATATCTTCGTCGGAGGCCACTCTCGGCCGTCACTTGGCTCGCCGTTTGGTGCAGATCGGCGTCAGTGACGTCTTCTCCGTTCCCGGGGATTTTAATCTTACACTTCTCGACCATTTGATCGCTGAGCCTGGGCTTAAAAATATTGGCTGCTGCAATGAGCTCAACGCAGGATACGCCGCCGACGGCTACGCGCGGTCCCGTGGCGTCGGTGCTTGCGTCGTCACCTTCACGGTCGGCGGGCTCAGTGTCCTCAACGCCATCGCCGGCGCTTACAGCGAGAACCTTCCTGTCATCTGTATCGTGGGCGGTCCCAACTCCAACGACTACGGCACCAACAGAATCCTCCACCACACCATCGGTTTGCCCGATTTCAGTCAAGAGTTCCGTTGCTTTCAGACCGTGACTTGTTATCAG GCTGTGGTGAACAACTTGGAAGACGCACATGAGCAGATCGATACAGCCATTTCAACAGCTTTGAAGGAAAGCAAACCTGTTTACATCAGTATTAGCTGTAATTTGCCCGGGATTCCTCATCCCACTTTCAGTCGGGAGCCCGTTCCATTCTGCTTGGCGCCCAA AGTGACTAATCAAATGGGTCTAGAAGCTGCGGTGGAGGCCGCTGCGGCCTTCTTGAACAAGGCGGTGAAGCCTGTGATGGTGGGTGGGCCCAAATTGCGAGTTGCCAAAGCTTGCGAGGCATTTGTTGAACTGGCAGATGCTTGTGGCTATCCCGTGGCGGTGATGCCATCAGCAAAAGGACTGGTGCCGGAGTGCCATCCCAGGTTCATTGGGACTTACTGGGGTGCGGTGAGCACGGCCTTTTGTGCGGAGATTGTGGAATCCGCTGATTCATACATCTTTGCAGGACCCATTTTCAACGATTATAGTTCTGTTGGGTATTCTCTGCTTCTCAAGAAGGATAAGGCCATATTGGTACAGCCCGAGCGGGTTGTGATTGGTAATGGGCCAGCATTTGGCTGCATTTTGATGAAAGATTTCCTCAAGGCACTCTCCAAGAGGCTCAAGTGCAATACCACTGCTTATGAGAACTACCATAGGATCTATGTTCCTGAAGGGCAGCCTCTCAGGTCTGATCCCAAGGAGCCTTTGAGGGTTAATGTTCTGTTCCAGCATATACAGAAAATGCTGTCAAGTGAGACTGCTGTGATTGCTGAGACTGGGGATTCTTGGTTTAACTGCCAGAAGCTGAAATTGCCCAAGGGATGCGG ATATGAGTTCCAAATGCAATATGGATCGATTGGTTGGTCAGTAGGTGCCACTCTTGGGTATGCACAGGCTGTGCCAAACAAGAGGGTGATTTCTTGCATTGGTGATGGTAGCTTTCAG GTGACCGCACAAGATGTCTCGACAATGATCCGCTGTGAGCAGAGGACCATCATATTCCTGATAAACAATGGTGGATACACCATTGAGGTTGAGATCCATGATGGACCTTACAATGTGATTAAGAACTGGAACTACACTGGCCTAGTTGATGCCATCCACAATGGTGAAGGCAAGTGCTGGACCACAAAG GTTGTCTGCGAGGAAGATCTCATTAACGCAATTGAGACAGCAACAGGGTCCAAAAAGGACTGCTTTTGCTTCATTGAGGTGATCGCTCACAAAGATGACACAAGCAAAGAGCTGCTGGAATGGGGCTCCAGGGTCTCTGCTGCCAATAGCCGCCCGCCAAACCCTCAGTAA